In [Leptolyngbya] sp. PCC 7376, a genomic segment contains:
- a CDS encoding glycoside hydrolase family 13 protein, translating into MPVQTPDWVKSAVFYQIFPDRFAKAEPPTSSPAMQVPLESWHSPPTLQGYKGGNLWGVIEKLDYLQDLGITAIYLTPIFQSACNHRYHTHDYYQVDPLLGGNRALKVLLDAAHQRGMKIVLDGVFNHASRGFFFFNDILENGPHSPWLDWFKVTKWPVSAYDGSLPANYASWIDNRSLPQFNHDNPQVREYIMRVGEYWAEFGIDGWRLDVPEQIEAEGFWQEFRDRLKRINPDLYIVGEIWIDARQWLDGTQFDGVMNYLFTKEAIAFAADNVVPELMEWPFHRKYEPIDAAEYDRRMQHLLGLYDWEIQLTQLNLLSSHDAARLFTVAGGETEKSGAIAAAIKSVKLCTVLLMTFPGAPSIYYGDEVGLGGGIDPDCRRVFPEEAAWQSEIHKCYRELIQLRHQYPALQKGHYQTLFAEGKIYGFSRQLKNDKSSQTIIIFINADTDNLQTTISLDAIGNYGAIAQKYGDGKSQLSNNQLNIYLPSRSSVILECLP; encoded by the coding sequence ATGCCAGTGCAAACACCAGATTGGGTAAAATCAGCAGTTTTCTATCAAATTTTCCCAGACCGTTTTGCCAAAGCTGAACCACCGACTTCTTCACCAGCCATGCAAGTCCCCCTCGAATCATGGCACAGTCCCCCAACTCTACAGGGCTACAAAGGCGGTAATTTATGGGGTGTGATCGAAAAGCTGGATTATCTCCAAGACCTGGGCATTACGGCAATTTACCTCACGCCAATTTTTCAGTCAGCTTGTAATCACCGTTATCACACCCACGATTATTACCAAGTTGATCCATTATTGGGCGGTAATCGTGCTCTAAAAGTTTTACTTGATGCGGCTCACCAGCGAGGGATGAAAATTGTGTTGGATGGGGTGTTTAACCATGCGAGTCGCGGCTTTTTCTTTTTCAATGACATCCTCGAAAATGGCCCCCATTCTCCTTGGCTAGATTGGTTCAAAGTGACCAAGTGGCCAGTGTCAGCTTATGACGGTAGCTTGCCTGCAAATTACGCCAGTTGGATAGATAATCGTTCGTTGCCTCAGTTCAATCACGACAATCCACAAGTGCGCGAATATATTATGCGAGTGGGTGAATATTGGGCTGAATTTGGCATAGATGGCTGGCGATTGGATGTGCCGGAACAAATTGAAGCGGAAGGTTTTTGGCAAGAATTCCGAGATCGCCTAAAAAGAATCAATCCTGACCTCTACATCGTCGGCGAAATCTGGATCGATGCGCGGCAATGGCTGGATGGCACTCAGTTTGATGGGGTAATGAATTATCTGTTTACGAAGGAGGCGATCGCCTTTGCAGCGGACAATGTGGTGCCAGAGCTGATGGAATGGCCTTTCCATCGAAAATATGAACCCATTGATGCCGCGGAATATGATCGCAGAATGCAACATCTTTTAGGTCTATACGACTGGGAAATTCAGCTCACTCAACTGAATCTGCTTTCTAGCCATGATGCCGCGCGATTGTTTACGGTCGCAGGCGGAGAAACGGAAAAATCAGGGGCGATCGCCGCCGCCATTAAGAGTGTCAAACTTTGTACAGTGCTATTAATGACCTTTCCTGGTGCACCTTCGATTTATTACGGCGATGAAGTGGGTTTAGGCGGCGGTATAGATCCAGACTGTCGGCGCGTTTTTCCAGAGGAAGCAGCATGGCAATCAGAAATTCACAAATGCTATCGCGAGCTAATTCAGTTACGTCACCAATACCCAGCCCTCCAAAAAGGCCATTATCAAACGCTTTTTGCGGAAGGTAAGATTTACGGTTTCAGTCGACAGCTAAAAAATGACAAATCCTCTCAGACCATCATCATTTTCATTAATGCTGACACTGACAATCTTCAGACCACTATTTCTCTGGATGCCATAGGAAATTATGGGGCGATCGCCCAGAAATATGGCGACGGAAAGAGTCAATTGTCTAACAATCAATTAAACATTTATTTACCGTCTCGCAGTAGCGTAATTCTTGAATGTTTACCCTGA
- a CDS encoding glycosyltransferase family 4 protein, which yields MSNLKVTFYSILPSPYQRDLFAAIAARPDISLQVKYLEMTVDDSPWPQKPLNDYESVLPGTDLRWGSSRFHVNWHLPNFEDTDVVVLNGYQSFVSQWILRTQSSKIPCIFWGEKMVGAATGVKGDIQKAFAASLNNCRAIAAIGAAAVEDYQTRYPDKLVAPIPYYCDLKNFQKDIPQRPRDPINIFFCGQIIARKGVDTLLQAFSQIIEQGLNATLTMVGREAEFADFMADIPESVKDKVIYAGFQAPDLLPEFFNQADIFVLPSRYDGWGVVVNQAVGAGLPIICSDAVGSAADLVKDNGIIFSAGDQQELYQALLTYISNPEKLTAASQASYKNSSQWHPEAGAERWVKLFSEVL from the coding sequence ATGTCTAATCTAAAGGTTACTTTTTATTCGATCTTACCTTCGCCCTATCAACGGGATTTGTTCGCGGCGATCGCCGCCCGCCCTGATATTTCTCTGCAAGTCAAATATCTTGAAATGACAGTGGATGATTCTCCGTGGCCTCAGAAACCGCTTAATGATTATGAATCTGTGTTGCCAGGAACTGATTTGCGTTGGGGGTCATCACGATTCCATGTGAATTGGCATCTCCCGAATTTTGAGGATACAGATGTTGTCGTGCTCAATGGCTATCAAAGCTTTGTGTCCCAATGGATTCTCCGGACGCAATCAAGCAAAATCCCTTGTATTTTTTGGGGGGAAAAAATGGTTGGTGCTGCCACTGGGGTTAAAGGCGATATTCAGAAAGCGTTTGCTGCCAGTTTGAATAATTGTCGGGCGATCGCCGCGATTGGTGCAGCAGCAGTGGAAGATTATCAAACTCGTTATCCTGATAAACTTGTTGCTCCAATTCCTTATTATTGTGATCTGAAAAATTTCCAAAAAGACATTCCACAACGCCCAAGAGATCCGATTAATATTTTCTTCTGTGGACAAATCATTGCGCGTAAAGGTGTTGATACTCTGCTGCAAGCCTTTTCGCAAATTATTGAGCAGGGATTAAATGCAACGCTTACAATGGTTGGCCGAGAAGCTGAGTTTGCAGATTTTATGGCTGATATCCCTGAATCAGTCAAAGATAAAGTAATTTATGCTGGCTTCCAAGCGCCCGATTTATTACCTGAATTTTTTAATCAAGCCGATATTTTTGTTTTACCCAGTCGTTATGACGGTTGGGGAGTGGTCGTCAACCAAGCAGTGGGAGCCGGTTTACCAATTATTTGTTCCGATGCAGTCGGGTCTGCCGCTGATCTTGTAAAAGATAACGGCATTATTTTTAGCGCAGGTGATCAACAGGAACTTTACCAAGCTCTTTTAACCTATATTAGTAATCCCGAAAAATTAACTGCTGCGAGCCAAGCATCCTACAAAAATTCTTCCCAATGGCATCCAGAAGCTGGCGCAGAACGCTGGGTAAAATTATTTTCTGAAGTGCTCTAG
- a CDS encoding sulfotransferase family 2 domain-containing protein, translating to MYNDKFNLSNHIKMYSTPSGLDTKKKFIVFLHIQKTGGISLQRIFRRKLGRSILGRVMGLLNRQTPPSEVREIMRQKSMKDRYFIGHFCYGIDRDLPKPLVYMTFLREPVSRIISLYEYSVNNPTAYYHEHAVGKTLEEFALHTPLFELDNGQVRFIAGDSNSYFINQTPAGECDESLLDLAIKHIEEDFALVGLTEYFDHSVLLLKEIMDWNFSLYLRRNTSKSKEKLNVSPELREKIREKNNLDVALYEYAEKRLKQQLAEYQLDNEKIIADFRERNVIFNRLFGTVYGYYDFMKAFARGQIGRPS from the coding sequence ATGTATAACGATAAATTTAATTTAAGTAACCATATCAAAATGTATTCGACTCCCTCTGGTTTAGACACGAAAAAGAAATTTATAGTATTCTTGCATATTCAAAAGACGGGAGGAATAAGTCTTCAAAGAATTTTTAGGAGAAAACTAGGGAGATCAATACTTGGTAGAGTCATGGGACTCTTGAATCGCCAGACTCCTCCTTCAGAAGTTCGGGAGATTATGCGACAGAAATCAATGAAGGACCGATATTTTATTGGTCATTTCTGTTATGGCATTGATCGAGATCTCCCAAAACCATTGGTATATATGACCTTTCTTCGAGAGCCTGTTTCAAGGATTATTTCTTTATATGAATATTCAGTAAATAATCCAACTGCTTACTATCATGAACATGCTGTTGGAAAAACCCTAGAAGAATTTGCTTTGCACACACCTTTGTTTGAACTCGATAATGGTCAGGTTAGATTTATTGCTGGTGATAGCAATAGCTATTTTATCAATCAAACTCCTGCAGGAGAGTGTGATGAATCGCTACTTGACCTAGCGATAAAACATATCGAGGAAGATTTTGCTCTAGTTGGTTTAACAGAATACTTTGATCATTCAGTTTTATTATTGAAAGAAATTATGGACTGGAATTTCTCTCTTTATCTCAGACGAAATACAAGTAAAAGCAAAGAGAAGTTAAATGTTTCTCCTGAATTAAGAGAGAAAATCAGAGAAAAAAATAATCTTGATGTTGCATTATATGAGTATGCAGAAAAACGTCTCAAACAACAGTTAGCTGAATATCAGTTAGATAATGAGAAAATCATTGCTGATTTTCGTGAGAGAAACGTTATTTTTAATCGCTTGTTTGGGACAGTTTACGGATATTATGATTTCATGAAAGCGTTTGCCAGAGGTCAGATAGGTCGTCCATCCTAA
- a CDS encoding glycosyltransferase family 4 protein: protein MKSEIQWFCCQLGAREHYSIPRSLEQAGQLGALFTDAWVKPDSLLNKLPINSLKSLGDRHHSALSQSSIYSATNQLILFEAQQRLLKTSAWPRMIARNDWYQRQIIRKLKQISSQYSTSKIVVFSYSYAALEIFKYAKSQGWMTVLGQIDPGIEEEKIVIAEAQKYTDLAPDWQPVSSEYWDNWRQECELSDYILVNSEWSRQLLVQGDVMPAKIKTVPLVYKMPSNAQNFQRQYPDTFTGDHPMRVLFLGLVTLRKGIRACLEAITSLIEDDTIEFWFVGNQQIEIPEALRDCRNIHWVGAVPRSETANYYQQADVFLFPTLSDGFGLTQLEAQAWRLPIIASKHCGEVVTDNIDGIVLNDVTGEDIQQALIQLKNSPEQLRTMSQMIQPKPQFSIDSLSQSLQTLIGAD, encoded by the coding sequence ATGAAATCAGAAATTCAGTGGTTTTGTTGTCAACTTGGGGCAAGGGAACATTATTCGATTCCTAGGTCTTTAGAGCAGGCAGGCCAGCTTGGAGCATTATTCACGGATGCTTGGGTTAAACCTGATTCTCTATTGAACAAGTTACCAATTAATAGCTTGAAAAGTTTAGGCGATCGCCACCATTCTGCATTAAGTCAGTCCTCTATTTATAGTGCGACAAACCAACTAATTTTGTTTGAAGCACAACAGCGATTACTAAAGACTTCCGCTTGGCCTAGGATGATTGCCCGTAATGATTGGTATCAAAGGCAGATTATACGAAAGCTAAAGCAAATTTCCTCACAATATTCTACTTCTAAAATAGTTGTGTTTTCCTATAGTTATGCAGCATTAGAGATTTTTAAATATGCAAAATCCCAGGGATGGATGACGGTTTTAGGACAAATTGATCCTGGAATTGAGGAAGAAAAAATTGTGATAGCAGAAGCTCAAAAATATACTGATCTAGCTCCAGATTGGCAACCTGTATCATCGGAATATTGGGACAATTGGCGGCAGGAATGTGAGTTGAGCGATTATATTTTGGTGAATTCTGAATGGTCTAGGCAGCTACTGGTGCAAGGTGATGTAATGCCTGCCAAGATTAAGACGGTACCTTTGGTGTATAAAATGCCTTCTAATGCGCAGAATTTTCAGCGACAATATCCTGATACATTTACTGGCGATCACCCCATGCGCGTGTTGTTTTTAGGATTAGTGACTTTGCGAAAAGGGATTCGGGCTTGTTTGGAGGCGATCACTTCATTAATAGAGGACGACACAATCGAATTTTGGTTTGTCGGAAATCAGCAAATTGAGATTCCGGAGGCGTTACGAGATTGCCGAAATATTCATTGGGTGGGAGCGGTTCCTCGCAGCGAAACCGCAAACTATTATCAGCAGGCAGATGTTTTTTTGTTCCCTACTTTGTCCGATGGCTTTGGGTTGACGCAGCTTGAGGCGCAAGCTTGGCGACTCCCAATTATTGCTTCAAAGCATTGTGGTGAAGTGGTTACAGATAATATTGATGGTATCGTCTTAAATGATGTTACTGGAGAAGATATTCAGCAGGCATTGATACAGTTGAAAAATAGCCCAGAACAATTGCGAACAATGTCACAGATGATCCAGCCAAAACCTCAATTTTCAATAGACTCTTTAAGTCAATCCTTACAAACTTTGATAGGGGCAGATTAA
- a CDS encoding glycosyltransferase family 2 protein, with amino-acid sequence MTTCDISVVIPTYQRPDDLIVAIEKIVACEPHPAEIVVHIDCGDEITKPQLESLSIGKIDIVIIQGDRRVGPGGGRNKAIKQAKYDIVASFDDDSYPLDSDYFARLLALFQKYPKAAVIGAAIYHRNETILPEKDEVNWAHSFVGCGCAYRRNLFLNTGGYVELPIAYGMEEVDLSLRLFDQDWRVLVSSWLRVFHDTDLTRHGSPKITAASISNQILLTYLRYPVLLWWIGLGQTANRILWLIRNQRLAGIGKGLINIPRLLVENHQHRSVVKAEKLKSFLRLKRQPISELSA; translated from the coding sequence ATGACTACCTGTGATATTAGTGTTGTCATTCCCACCTATCAGCGCCCTGACGACTTAATTGTTGCCATTGAAAAAATCGTAGCTTGTGAACCACATCCTGCTGAAATCGTTGTTCATATTGATTGTGGTGATGAGATTACAAAGCCACAGCTAGAGTCTCTATCAATAGGGAAGATTGATATTGTGATTATTCAGGGTGATCGTCGTGTGGGACCAGGTGGTGGTAGAAACAAAGCAATTAAGCAGGCAAAATATGATATCGTTGCGAGCTTTGATGATGATTCTTATCCGCTAGATTCTGATTATTTCGCAAGGCTTTTAGCACTATTTCAGAAGTATCCTAAGGCCGCTGTAATTGGTGCAGCAATTTACCATCGTAATGAAACTATTTTGCCAGAAAAAGACGAAGTAAATTGGGCACATTCTTTTGTCGGTTGTGGGTGTGCCTATCGTAGAAATCTCTTTTTAAATACTGGTGGTTATGTTGAACTACCTATTGCCTATGGCATGGAAGAGGTGGATTTGTCATTACGATTGTTTGATCAAGATTGGCGAGTTTTAGTTAGTTCATGGTTGCGGGTTTTTCATGATACTGATCTGACACGTCATGGTAGTCCAAAAATCACAGCAGCTAGTATTAGTAATCAAATTTTATTGACCTATTTGCGCTATCCAGTACTGCTATGGTGGATTGGACTAGGACAAACAGCCAATCGGATTTTATGGTTGATTCGTAATCAACGTTTGGCTGGAATTGGAAAAGGATTGATAAATATTCCACGTTTGTTGGTTGAGAATCATCAGCATCGATCTGTCGTGAAAGCCGAAAAATTAAAGTCTTTTTTACGATTGAAACGGCAACCGATATCTGAGCTTTCAGCATAA
- a CDS encoding acyltransferase, with the protein MIRALKSRWRNFFFKTKGATIDGYCWIQDIEIPHDFDSIQLGQGCALDRGIVLLCSGDNTGEKKLMIGARTYINRNTFLDAAKLLKIGQDCGVGPGCYITDHDHGLNPNLTPLEQELICKPTVIGDRVWIGANVTILKGITIGDGAVIGAGSVVTKDIPAQAIAVGNPAKVIRMKGEAEVS; encoded by the coding sequence GTGATTAGAGCACTAAAAAGTAGGTGGCGAAATTTTTTTTTCAAAACGAAAGGAGCTACCATTGATGGGTATTGTTGGATACAGGATATTGAAATCCCTCATGATTTTGATTCGATTCAACTAGGTCAAGGCTGTGCTTTAGATCGCGGTATTGTATTGCTGTGTAGTGGTGATAATACTGGGGAGAAAAAACTAATGATTGGTGCGAGAACCTATATTAATCGCAATACTTTTCTGGATGCAGCTAAGCTATTAAAGATTGGACAAGATTGTGGCGTGGGTCCCGGCTGCTACATTACCGATCATGATCATGGTCTCAACCCTAATTTGACACCTTTAGAGCAAGAGCTTATCTGTAAACCGACGGTGATTGGCGATCGTGTTTGGATTGGAGCTAATGTCACAATTCTGAAAGGGATTACGATTGGGGATGGTGCTGTAATTGGTGCAGGGAGCGTAGTGACAAAAGATATCCCCGCTCAGGCGATCGCCGTGGGGAATCCAGCGAAAGTCATTCGGATGAAAGGTGAAGCTGAAGTATCTTAA
- a CDS encoding glycosyltransferase family 4 protein produces MDKIIAFSDDANFSRHSGYSILSKYIQDSTCIHVERLGVGLTNRLANRLFRTKSVSSWYQVSSANLEWQVLQASKKKSNILIHLLWGERDFGYLDQLLNLDQHRLCVTFHACSDELNKIITQKDRLRKLHGIILMSESQRHFFEEQGVEPQNISVIYHGIDTEYFTPLQQRNKQSSTFNVLSVGNYRRKFPLLRTICLSLQEHSHIHFQILCSSQHHHLFGDLNNVTLLQRLSSEELRKTYQNASCQLLCMEDATANNALLEGLSCGVPLVAEDVGGIFEYTGDDCAYLATENNAQELIEMLLVLSKSMDRQIRMSNAARQKALTLSWDKVAQNTKNFYHKIAI; encoded by the coding sequence ATGGATAAAATTATTGCCTTTTCTGATGACGCTAACTTTAGTCGACATTCTGGATATTCTATTCTTTCAAAGTATATTCAAGATAGTACTTGCATTCATGTAGAGCGCCTTGGAGTGGGTCTTACGAACCGACTAGCAAATAGATTGTTTCGCACAAAGTCTGTTTCTAGTTGGTATCAAGTAAGTTCGGCTAATTTGGAGTGGCAAGTTCTTCAAGCAAGCAAAAAAAAATCAAATATCTTAATTCATTTATTATGGGGTGAGCGGGATTTTGGATATCTAGATCAGTTGTTAAATTTAGATCAACATCGACTCTGCGTCACATTTCATGCTTGCTCCGATGAACTTAATAAAATCATCACTCAAAAAGATCGCCTTAGGAAACTACATGGCATTATTTTAATGAGCGAGAGCCAGCGCCATTTTTTTGAAGAACAAGGAGTTGAACCGCAAAATATTTCGGTCATTTATCATGGTATCGATACAGAATATTTCACGCCTTTACAACAGCGAAATAAACAGTCATCTACATTTAATGTCTTATCAGTAGGGAATTATCGACGTAAGTTTCCATTGTTACGTACAATTTGTCTGAGCTTACAAGAGCATTCGCACATTCACTTTCAGATTCTTTGTTCTTCTCAGCATCACCATTTATTTGGCGACTTAAATAATGTAACTTTGCTACAGCGTTTATCCAGTGAAGAATTGCGGAAAACTTATCAAAATGCCTCTTGCCAGCTGCTTTGTATGGAAGATGCGACGGCTAATAATGCACTTTTAGAAGGACTATCTTGCGGTGTTCCATTAGTAGCTGAAGATGTAGGAGGGATTTTTGAATATACAGGAGATGATTGTGCTTATCTAGCAACAGAAAATAATGCTCAAGAATTAATAGAGATGTTGTTAGTACTCTCTAAATCTATGGACAGACAAATTAGAATGTCTAATGCAGCAAGACAAAAAGCGTTGACTTTATCTTGGGATAAAGTCGCACAAAACACCAAGAATTTTTATCATAAGATCGCTATATAA
- a CDS encoding glycosyltransferase: MKEDIKVSILIPCYNAEQWVGQAIESALEQTYSNKEVIVIDDGSTDQSLNVIKQFGKHIRWQTQTNQGGNITRNKLLDKSTGEWLQYLDSDDYLKQKKIEEQIIYLQQNPDTDIVYSPSIYEYIQSDGSAIQEILPIPQPHDPWILLARWFLPQTGSPLWRKQAIIDAGKWKINQPCCQEHELYLRLLKTKQKFVYFNQAGSVYRQWSENTVCKKDKPEVFRRRLAIETDLESYLNKNNQLTLERQTAINQARFECARQIWLFDPVWAQTIAQQIKATQKNFIPSGSAAPQIYRLIYQAFGFTAAESIGEFNRKFLKVK; the protein is encoded by the coding sequence ATGAAAGAAGATATCAAAGTCAGTATTTTGATTCCTTGTTATAACGCTGAGCAGTGGGTAGGGCAGGCGATTGAGAGTGCTCTTGAACAGACATATTCGAATAAAGAAGTAATCGTCATTGATGACGGTTCTACGGATCAAAGTCTCAATGTTATTAAACAGTTTGGCAAACATATCCGATGGCAGACTCAGACTAATCAAGGAGGGAATATTACCAGAAATAAATTGTTAGATAAAAGTACTGGTGAATGGCTACAATATCTTGATTCAGATGACTATTTAAAACAAAAAAAAATAGAAGAGCAAATTATATATTTACAGCAAAACCCAGACACTGACATTGTGTATTCTCCAAGTATTTACGAATATATTCAATCAGATGGCAGCGCGATCCAAGAGATTTTGCCTATACCTCAACCCCATGATCCTTGGATATTGTTAGCACGGTGGTTTCTTCCTCAGACAGGTAGCCCTCTCTGGCGTAAACAGGCAATTATTGATGCTGGGAAATGGAAAATCAATCAGCCTTGTTGTCAAGAACATGAGTTATACCTAAGACTACTAAAAACAAAACAAAAATTTGTTTATTTCAATCAAGCCGGCTCCGTTTATCGACAATGGAGTGAAAACACAGTTTGCAAGAAAGATAAACCAGAAGTTTTTCGTCGTCGATTAGCAATTGAAACTGATTTAGAGTCCTATCTAAATAAGAATAACCAACTTACTCTAGAAAGGCAGACGGCAATTAATCAAGCTCGGTTTGAATGTGCACGTCAAATTTGGTTATTTGATCCAGTATGGGCTCAGACCATTGCTCAACAGATTAAAGCAACACAAAAAAACTTTATTCCATCAGGATCTGCTGCTCCACAAATATATCGTTTAATTTATCAAGCATTTGGTTTTACTGCAGCAGAATCTATTGGAGAATTTAACCGGAAATTCTTAAAAGTAAAGTAA
- a CDS encoding glycosyltransferase, whose translation MSENALLNVLMMPDYRQDNPYQGLLANALNECKTSVFFCKGYRRVFPLFRQLQMQENSIDVLHIHWLNPYLKGSNFLIKFFYCLKFLLDIILVKSRRVRIVWTIHNLIAHNTTFPLLEKWLKQIFLSYVDQAIVHSKVAKTQVLDTYRVDAQKIAVIPHGHYRQVYMTAISKEDARRKLSLPVEKTIFLNFGMIKPYKGLESLLNIWQVDHSLADTAFLVIAGRALEEEYGEAISTQVSQLAHARFVNEFIPNDEVHLYFSAADVVVLPFTRILTSGSLILAMSYGKPVIAPRLENLLETLGEGTYLLYDDGDKKGLAQKIHASIGSNLGDVAKKTLEAGDHLDWQMIAEKTNDVYHAP comes from the coding sequence ATGTCAGAGAATGCTTTATTAAATGTACTGATGATGCCTGATTATCGTCAAGACAATCCTTATCAAGGCCTGCTTGCTAATGCACTCAATGAATGTAAAACATCAGTTTTCTTTTGCAAGGGATACCGTCGTGTTTTTCCGTTATTTCGTCAACTACAAATGCAGGAGAACTCAATTGATGTTTTGCATATTCACTGGCTTAATCCTTACTTGAAAGGTTCCAATTTTCTGATTAAGTTTTTTTATTGCTTGAAGTTTTTGCTGGATATTATTTTAGTGAAAAGTCGAAGGGTAAGAATTGTGTGGACAATTCACAATTTGATTGCTCATAATACGACATTTCCTCTTTTAGAAAAATGGCTCAAGCAAATCTTTTTATCCTATGTTGATCAGGCGATTGTTCATAGTAAAGTTGCGAAGACACAGGTTTTAGATACTTATCGGGTTGATGCTCAGAAAATCGCAGTTATCCCCCATGGCCATTATCGCCAAGTATATATGACAGCTATTTCAAAAGAAGATGCACGCCGCAAGCTGAGCTTGCCTGTAGAAAAAACAATATTTCTCAATTTTGGCATGATTAAACCTTATAAAGGTTTGGAGTCATTGTTGAATATTTGGCAAGTAGACCATTCCCTTGCTGATACTGCTTTTTTGGTGATTGCAGGCAGAGCTTTGGAGGAAGAGTATGGAGAGGCTATTTCGACTCAAGTATCGCAGTTGGCGCATGCTAGATTCGTGAATGAATTTATTCCCAATGACGAAGTACACCTCTATTTCAGTGCAGCAGATGTTGTTGTATTGCCTTTCACGCGTATTTTGACGTCTGGTAGTCTTATTCTGGCGATGTCCTATGGTAAACCTGTGATTGCACCGAGGCTAGAGAATTTGCTGGAAACTTTGGGTGAAGGTACTTATTTGCTCTATGACGATGGTGATAAAAAGGGCTTAGCTCAGAAAATTCACGCTAGTATCGGTAGTAATCTTGGTGATGTAGCAAAAAAAACGCTAGAAGCCGGTGATCACCTTGATTGGCAAATGATTGCAGAGAAAACAAATGATGTTTATCACGCACCCTAA
- a CDS encoding glycosyltransferase codes for MKILILNASDVKGGAAKVGYLLAKGLVERHHEVCYLVQHQSATDTFIQEIPRPIVKHESRTIPQRIIHRLGINQLGLTETLPFRLEADFVRQFDLVHLHDLPTFNLAGLPWLSRLIPTVWTMHTMAAFTGNCLYSYDCDRWQSSCGNCPQFGKFPVLWLHRDGSGLNINLKRLIYQLSQLHIIGVSNWISDQAKKGILGRFPVQTILNPVDTKDFYPIVDRTALRQSLNIPIDAEVILFSVSGKVEDQRKGLDIILKALPQLTLNNLYLIPLGIAGAGTQIAEALAGFAHREFAHVSDVALLNKLLSAADLVWHPSRADTSSLMSLEAFAAGTPVIAASVGGVPEVIGDAGILMPPDDPSALVEATHEFLGRSLQERQATEEYAVDYVKEKFNLNKFITAHEHLYKSLI; via the coding sequence ATGAAAATATTGATTCTGAATGCCTCTGATGTGAAAGGAGGAGCAGCAAAAGTTGGCTATCTGCTTGCTAAAGGTCTGGTAGAGCGCCACCATGAAGTTTGTTATCTTGTCCAACATCAATCGGCAACGGATACTTTTATTCAGGAAATTCCTAGACCGATAGTTAAGCATGAGTCCCGCACCATTCCCCAAAGAATTATTCATCGTTTAGGCATTAATCAATTGGGGTTGACGGAGACTTTGCCATTTCGATTAGAAGCTGATTTTGTTCGGCAGTTTGATCTCGTTCATCTCCATGATCTGCCCACCTTTAATTTAGCCGGTTTACCTTGGTTAAGTCGTTTGATACCGACAGTCTGGACAATGCATACGATGGCTGCTTTTACTGGAAATTGTCTTTATTCATATGACTGTGATCGCTGGCAAAGCAGTTGTGGTAATTGCCCGCAGTTTGGCAAGTTTCCCGTACTCTGGTTACATCGTGATGGATCTGGGTTAAACATCAACCTCAAGCGCTTGATTTATCAACTGAGCCAACTACACATTATTGGGGTGTCTAACTGGATTAGTGATCAAGCTAAAAAAGGTATTTTGGGACGTTTTCCAGTGCAAACAATTCTCAATCCAGTTGATACCAAGGATTTTTATCCAATTGTTGATCGGACTGCCTTGCGGCAAAGTTTAAATATTCCGATTGATGCAGAAGTAATTTTATTTTCGGTGTCTGGGAAAGTTGAAGATCAGCGAAAAGGTTTAGATATTATCCTCAAAGCTTTACCCCAACTCACTCTTAATAACCTTTATCTGATTCCCCTTGGAATTGCTGGGGCCGGAACACAGATTGCAGAGGCGTTGGCTGGATTTGCTCACCGTGAGTTTGCCCATGTGAGTGATGTCGCGTTGCTTAATAAATTGCTGAGTGCGGCGGATTTGGTTTGGCATCCTAGTCGTGCAGATACGTCTTCACTAATGAGTTTGGAAGCATTCGCCGCAGGTACTCCTGTGATTGCGGCATCTGTTGGTGGTGTGCCAGAAGTGATTGGCGATGCGGGTATTTTAATGCCACCGGATGATCCCTCTGCTTTGGTGGAGGCTACCCATGAGTTCTTGGGGCGATCGCTTCAAGAACGTCAAGCAACGGAGGAATATGCTGTTGACTATGTAAAAGAAAAATTCAATCTCAATAAATTTATTACTGCCCATGAACATCTCTATAAATCTTTGATTTAA